CATATTTGACAATGGACGAATGTTGTATTTGTTCAGGATACTACGatttatggtttaagggggtcgaacgtcccacagcgactcaagctatgaggaacgccgtggtgaagggctccggaaatttcgactacctggggctctttaacgtgcagcgacatcgcatagtacactggcctctagtgtttcgcggccgggatcgaacccgcgtattttggGTCAACAGGCCAGCACCTTAACCAcctagccaccgcagcggctcaaaGTGCTGTGAAATGACGAGAAGTATAGTTCGCGCCATCTGACGAAAGAAACAATTTTGCTCCACGAGTCCATAGCTAATATTTGCGGCTGTCCAGCTTTTTTCAATGCACGAAGTGCCAGTGTTACAATCTTGGGGTGGATTTACGTGAACACTAGGAAAAGCACAGTGGACCATTGCGCATCTCCTGTAAAGAGTGAAATCTCAGCAAAATTATAAAGGCAATCTTAAGAATGAAATTCAATGGGACCGGCAGCCAATAAAACGTCCAGCTTGTCATAAACGGTGTTTTGTTTATCCCGGAGGCCATCTGCTAGAAAATTGTTTTTGACCGGCATCTTCCACCGTTGACCACAGACGTTAATGAAACGTAGCGCAGCATTTTTTCATGCTTATCAACCAAGGCCCGAAACCACGAATTCTGCTTGTAAAGTCTGCTGTTGCGTGTTTCATCAATGAAAACTGTGTGTATCGATTTCTGATTATTCCTGCCCGCCTTTGAAGTCAGCGCGAGGCACCTCGGCTACGATCCACGAGGTTTACTGGTGGTCTCTTCGAGCGCAAAGAAGCAGCAGTGCTTGAGTAAGTCTCTTTTTGGCATGTTGTATCTCTTAGGTCGCAGTACGAACGTCGTAATTATATAAATATCGTGGCACCGAGCGTCTCAGCCTCGGTTTGTTCCCTATAATTCTCCTCCGCGCTGTTAACGCAATACTGGCCCTTGTGGGCAATTTTTCTTCTTATCAGCACAAACTTCGGAAATCGAGTGCAGTGTTTGTAATcagcttgcattttttgcagAGTTTCTAAAGGGTATTCCCGCGAAAAGCAAACTTTCCATGGCCATAGTGTCGCAGCAGCTTACCAGTCGCTAGTGAAAAATAATGCTGGCATTTTTTTTAGTGCTTACTCATTGGCGTCGATCGTATGCTCGATGACACTTGGCTATGACAAAGAGAATAGCACGCTATGCACACCCGGCCAAATGTTAAACTGGCCTGAGTGTTGCATCCCTAATTGCACCTTGTAGAAAGCTTCTCTCGGCTAAGCCGGTGGCATATTCATGCTGTAATTTTAAGCGTGTTGAGGCAATTGGTGGtctattttttttcatattatgcttGATTGTAGCACTTTTCTGATTGGATCAAAATTATAAGAAAATCACACCGTTTGCAGCAGCGTAGAGCTAAAACAAGCGGCACACGCAGCAATTGTTCTGGTTCATGTCGCCTCTTTCTCTGGTTAAACTACCCCTCCTTATGTGGTAGACAAGTCGTTTACCCACAGTAAGCGCGATTGCGCCACCAAAATCATTGCTACGTATCCCTCTTGTTTTGGCTCTTCGTAGCCACGGACACTGAAGATTACTAATAATTTTGATTTATACGGGCAATTACTCCACTCAAGCATAATATAAAAAAGGACCACCAAATGCCACCACATGCCTAAGATTACATCATGCATATGCCAGCGGCAGTAGAGACGAGAGAAGAAGCGTTTTACAAGGTGCAATTAGGGATGCAAAAATAACGCCAGTCAAAGATTTGGCCAGGTGTACAGTGCACTTTAACCGCGCTCGTCATATAGTGGAGTTGCAATGTAGCGTCCGGAATCCGTGGTGCGTTTTAGGGTTGAATCATGGTATGTTATGTGAAGTTTAACATTCCGATTAAAACACCGGCTATGAGGACGTAGCGGAGGCTCTGGATTAATGTAGACCACCTGAGATTCTCTAACAGTCGAGTTGGTGAAGAATGATACTGGTAAAACAGCACGAAAACTGATagacaagaagaaaagaagacacgCAACAAGTCGTCGTCGTGTGTCTCCCTAATGGGCGCATGCAGTCCGTCACCCAAGTGCCACTCACAGTGGACCCTACGTTAGGTCCTTAAGTCTGCTAGAGGCAGCAGAGACGTGCAATGATATTCTTATTTGCCTATTTAGACGCTGTTACTGTTTTAGACAAACTCTAAACTGCCCGAACACTTGGTCACCACACTGTACATGCACAGAATTTTACTTCGGTCTCATCCAAAGACGCCATCATGCAATGAACTATTGCGTTACAACCCTTTTCAATGACCGCACTCTTTCCTAGCACACTGCTGTCACCTTTACTCCCCAGTTCCCTGCCATACGAAGAGTAGCATGTCAGCCGTAATATTCATGCCGGCTAAAATCTGTTTTTCATTGAAgggctctctctctttctctcataaTGGGCGGTGGCATCGCAGAGCATACGGGCGTTTTGTAGCAAtacctacattacggtagcatttcgagcgttcagcgtggcggcgccgtggcggtggtggcgctgccaccctgtggctgctgcgccaccatgctgtcacgtggttggtcacgtggtgtggagcagcggccggcggcgcggcgccgtggctgatcacgtggttcgtcacgtggttggtcacgtgaccaatttgcactcggccagctgcagctatcgcgtcactccaggtttaaccaaagctaaagcaccgccaatttttttgatATTTCGATTCCAACGAAATACGAGCGCAGCAGCAGGGATTTTGGAACCCGCAGTCTTAGAACCAATAACCAAGAGCTGAAGCCACAGAGCCACCTTATCAGGTAGGTGCCATTTCATTAACGCAGGTTCCTGTAACAGAGAGTACGGTGCTGTGCGGCGCGGCACAGTGCAGGAAAACCTTAATGCAGGGAAAGGTTGTTCTGCTCAGTGAACGAATGAAATGTTCGAGCAATAGGAGTCGGACGAGTGACGACGTCCACAAGTGTCAATGAACGCCGTCCGTTGTCTTTCCCCGAATTCCTTTCATGCTAACATATTCCTCAACATGTCTTTACCTCATCACAACGTCGTTATATGTGAAGCAAAAAGTAAACGTTCACAAATTTTAAATGTTAGCAAATGCTGTCTGGCTGGAAAGGTTTCAGCTTTACTATAAAATTTTGTTCCATTAACCAAAAGGGCAGAGAGTTCCTGCGGCAACATCTTTGTAATgggtgggagaaaaaaaaacaattaatcaGCTGAAAAGTGTTGTTTTTCCTCACTTTATAGAAACAAAACACCTCATAGTTTCGTTTTTCCGACAGCAAGGGACCAGCTCTACATTTTAAATAATTCTCTCTCTTGGATGTCACAAGCCGACTGCGCTAGAAGCGGCGAATTCGGATTGAAGGCTGTCTATATACCAATGTAGGGCAAAATATTAACAGCAGTAATGAAAGTAGCTCTGTGATGTTAATCGTGAAGCAGGTCCCGAAGACAACCGCAAAGACCTCGAATGGCGTGCTGCTCCGAACGAGTCGGAGAGGAACTTCTTCTTCCTCGAGACTGCCGGTGCGTCCTGCATCAACGACCGGGCAGCATGCTCCATCGAGTCGGCGGCGCTTCGGAATCCAGACTACACCGTGTGGCTGCTTACCATCCTCGACATGCGTGGCTGCAGGTGAGCCAGACAGGAAGAAAATCGAGGCGCTCGGGAAAAGAAAGACCTCAACTGTACGCCTCCTGCCTTGAGTAAAAGGGGACATACATAATTAGTTGAATGTGGCCAATTAAGCGCCCAATGGGACGAATTAGGGTCACAATGTGCACAATTAGACGAAATGATCCATGTGAACCAGTCTCATGTTTGCTTCAGAACGGGATCTCTGAATCCCGGGAGCTGGGAGACCATTCTGTCAGCTGATTGTTCCAGTCCCGGCATTGCAGAAAGAGTTCCTTGACCTTTTTTAGCTCACTACTGTGTTCAGTGCTCGATGCTTTTTTTATGACAACTGTTTCACTTCCTAAGCCTCCACAACTTTTGTTGGTGTAGCACCCTTGGCGTTCGAACGACATGTTTTTCTAAATAATCTTTAGGAAAATAGGAAGCCTTGACCACGAACATGTCATATGCAATAGAACACTGCATTGGGCGTATCGAAAGATTGTTTTTGTTCCAAGTGCACGCCAACAAATGCTTCCGCTCCTAACAGTGAATTTCAATCGCCTCTGTATGCTCCCTATGAAACTTAGAAcgacttggttgtaggccagttggtaggacatcgtgaggagcaaaaccagtcagtcccgtcctgttttgcggtttttcgCCTCACGACTCCCTATGAAAGTGGTTACTGCTATTAAGAAGAGCACTGCGGGGTGTGCGGTAGAAAGCATGAGTTTACATGAAAATTACCTTCTCATATAGAAACATATACAACGAAGTAACTAAACTAACTCTAAAACGAAAACGTGCAGTAGAACATTACACGCcagtttttttgttcttttctactCAGGTTCCTTGAAAATTTGCGCTACCTGCCAAATTTTAGGTTGCTCAACATAGACTTGAACACACTGGTAAGAGACAGCGTGCTTGTGCACTGGTACATCAAGGACGACTGGATCCGCAGCCCCTTTCGGATCAACCATCTTAGTGACGCCCTACGGCTGCTCATACTGTGGAGGTACGGTGGTGTCTACGCAGACATGGACGTCCTCATCCTCAGAAGTTTCGGCAAGCTTCGCAACGTCCTGGCGCGAGAGCACTTTCCCGACCTTGGCAACAGTGTCATGGTATTCGAAAGAAAACACCCTTTCCTGCTTCGCTGCCTCGAGGAGTTTTCTTGGACGTATAAGTAAGTATTTCAGAGATCGTTGGCTTATCTGGAGTGGATAAGTCATCGTGGCACATGACAATATGGTCTTTTATAGACGGTGACAAAGTCTCCCCACTTTCTACAAAGTGTAGCCATCGAGGTGGCTTAGCGGTTATAGTGCTCGACTGTTgattcgaaagacgcgggttcgacagTGGCCACAgaggtcgcatttagatggagacgaaatgctagaggacctTGTATtggcgatgtcagcacacgttaaagaaccccagatggtcgaattatctggagcactccactacgacgtccgtcatagccagagtcgctttacAGCGTTAGACCCCTATTAACAAAACGAAACCTGCTCGTTTTCGTCGCGTGTTCTTGGGCTCAGGAGTCGAACGCCATAGCAACTAAGCCACCGCAAGGGTGCGAGTGTTCGTGCGTACGTGTGCTGAGAACGGCGGTGGGGGGAGCTGCACCATGGGTCATGAGAGACGCTATGCATAGAGGGCTCAGAATTAATGCACACCTTGCGCTTTCGAAACCTTACTCAACTGCGCAAAGCTGTTCGGCTTTGAATTCCGTCTTTATTCGAATGCAAATCTCAAATTACCCTAGACTGAAGTGGAGCTGCAGCGACCAGGATTTGTTCCCCAGACCTTGGGCTCGACAGTCAAGCACCAAAGTCACTTAGCCACAACAGCCGGTAATGGATATACATAGTAAACGATGACGAAGATATTGAATTCTCAAGACAGTGTCTACAAGTTCATTCTACCTGTGACTGGCGCAGGTCTCACAAGTGGGCTCACAACGGACCCCGACTCCTGGAGCGCGTGCTCGCATGGTTCTGCCCCCGGAACCTGCTGGGAAAGATTCCACTCGTCGAGTGTTCGGGAGTCACTGTGCTTCCCAGCGTTTCTTTCTACCCCGTGAGCTACTTGGAGTGGCAGAAAGCCTTCTTCAGAAACGCGACGGTGGCTGTCATGCGAGCCACGACCGAGAGCTATGCGCTGCACCTCTGGAACTCTTACAGTCGGTCAGCCGAAGTGCAGCGCGGCTCTGCGTATGACGTGCTGCGCAAGGCCCTGTGTCCCAAAACTTACGCCCTGCTAAAGAAGCAGAACTTGGTTTGAACGTGCGAAGTGCTGGGCACGGAAAGTGCGCTGAAACGGCGACGGGACTACGGCACCTcaatctttctttcttctttcactccctcctttatcccttcccttacggcgcggttcaagtgtccgccgatatgtgagacagatactgcgccatttaatttccctaaaaaccaattattattattattattattcttattattatcattattaatattaatattattattattattattattattattattattattattattattattattattattattattattattattattattattattagagtgtACATGCCATTTGGCAATATTTCTCGGATTACTCGGATCTCACAGAGTGTATGGTTCCCCGTTGTGGCAACCAGCAATCTGTGCATTTCTTAATGACGTATTCTTTTCCTTTGCATGGGAAATGCACAAGGCCAGGGCGTGTAATATACAGAGCAGGAAATGATGTTCGCGTTTGGCAACAGAGTTGAGAACAAGAGAAAGGAAAATAAGTAGAGGCCGGTATATAGAGAGTCTGTCTGTGGGTCTATAAAATTAAGAAGTCTGTGGAGACAGGATGGCCGTAGGGGCTGTGAGGTATGATAAATGGGAGATTAGTGGGAGtgtcctttgtcctgcagcggcCGAAAGCTTGAGCTGTTGAGGGAGATGACGGTCTTCTTCCTCCTGTTTTATCAGATTGTCAGAATCGAGAAGAGTTATCCGCCAAAATAACGAACAGGAAATGTTTGCTGCATCTGGAGGCAGCTGAGAGGTTGGCTATAAACAGAAATTTAGCGTGCGCGGTAAATTTAGACAAACGTATAAAAAAAGCATTCAAGTACTAGAAAACTAAAGCTAGAAAACAGAATCGGGGCATGAGTTTCATAACACCCCAACCATACTGCTACATGTTTCTATCCTATCACCCACTGAGGTATCGCAGGTTCCCACAGGTTTGCCGAATAACTATGAAACGAAGTATAGGCTCATACTATGTAGGCACAGAAAAGCGTATAGTGGACCACGACATCCGAATGGGGTGTATTCGTGGCGACTTTGGTCGCTCGGACCGCTGGGAGGAGCTCCCAGCGGTCCGagctcccagcggtgggcattGTGCGGctgaggttgctcttcccgagcgaccaatcattaatttatctgccacctgcacggtgggcagtttgctggcTATCTAGTGGGCATGTTGTGACGACAACGCTAGGTAACGTGagctaggtggctcacctgcctcctaggttgctctctgggggcCACCTCCCAGAATCACGCGCGTGATGTTTCGCTCCCAGCACCGACAACGTCGACACCGTATTTTCTGGGGAagaggcctttaacgctatcgtatTATAAAGGGCTATAAAATTATTTCCTTTGTGCAAGCAAAAGttcgaaatgaagaaaaaggtaATTTTGTAACGACGTTACAAAGATTAACATAAACGAACTTGAAAAAGGATTGACACTTATTGCAGGAGTGAGGAGGACATTTCTTGTACTGAGATCGTTGTTTGGAGATATACAGCCTCAAAGAGAGCACCTGTACGTTGCTCGCTAATTCTCATTCGAATGCGGCGAATCCAGCGCAGGGCGCGGTTACACACCGCAACCCCGGCGAACGTCGGCCGTAGTGCGGTGGACTTATGAAATGTGTGCGAGACTGGATGCTTCCGGATTTCATGGAGCAGCAGACACGTCCTACGAAAAGAAATACATGTCCTGGCCTAGAGTGTCTGACGCGAATCTTGTCATTGCGGCCAACCTGGGTTGTCAGAGCAAACACGACGGCGGCGGATTCGATCCGCTGGATACCATTAGTTCTTTTCAACTCTGGTAGTGGCTGGATGATTACACGTCTCCTTCAAGAGGATTATATATGTGCATGCTCTTGGATACTTTCTGCTAGTGTGATTCACACAGAATCTAAAGCAGCCTGCGTTGCCAAAGCATATTTAGTGCACAATTTACAGCAATCAAGGGCGAATATGAGATGGTGAAGAAAGGACTTTCCTCACCTTTGAATCCTTCATTTGCACAAACCTCCTAGAAAAAGATAACTCGTCAGTAGAGCAGTTAAAAGAGATGACGTGCGGGTGTGCAAAAAAAATTGGATGATATACTTAGGCCCCGCCTTAAGAGTGTGACGCCATaccgataatgggttaatgcccatataaatGGAATTGGTAGATCGATcctttacactcatagatccctgggagtcttcatcccaatccaggcgcagtggtgcagcggttaagcgaagcgccACAGCCCTGCGGTGGCACTTGATGCCATTGATGGAGCTTCTGAGACCCAGGTTTCTTTTTccgggcaacctctcgcgacaagtcattaatttaactgccagttgctacggtgggcagtttggGACCAATCCGGTAGggaagttgtgatgacgccgcaaggtcgtgGGACATAGAATAACGTGACGAAGTCACGTGGCCGGCCCATTTTTAGACCACGGCAGGTTGCGCAAGGCCGAGCAAAATGTTTCGCCGCAGGTTCGCCGTAGGGTGGACCCTCTGGATGGATAGAGTGGCCACCTGCGCAGCCCTACTCAGCTCAATTTTTCGGTCATAACGCTGACtacgacgccggattttgtgcACAACGGCAGCCTTAACGCCATCGCGTTCAAACTGAAGGTGCGTCAACTTTTGTCCTTTAACTTAAACCAGGGAATAGTATTTCAACCATACTTTTGTAACCGAGTGGTCACAACGCAAACGTctctaaaaaaaaatcaatgacaATTTACGCTCTGTGTACCAGGAGCATATTGATTACAATGATGATTCATGCGTTTAACACCATGACGTGCGCACTCCGAAGGCGAGACAAGTTTTTACATTAGGCTGCGCCGGCATTCAGTGGATGTGACTGATATAGAcggaaaaaagaaattaaaggccTATAGTCTGTGTAAATGATAGCACCAAACAGCTCATAACGACAGACTCGGTTTTAATTACAGCCACTAGTGGTTGTAATTAAAACCGAGTCTGTCGTTATAAACGCTAGGCATTTCAGTAGCACAGTAAGATTCACCCTACGAACTGACGCCCAGTGTCATGTCTGTCGTAGTTCCTTTGTGGTTCTAGTAGACTTTAGGCTTCAGCTTCATATCGTAGTTCCGTTACATGCTCGAAAACGCGCATTGGTGACTAACACATATTTTGCCTAGCTGGCATCGGCAGGTCACGCTTCTCGCTCGCTACGCAATAGCGTACGGAGCTCTTTCTGCTGAAAATCCGACGTTGGTCGTCGTCCTGTGTAAGTCGTAGGGTCTGGTTTCGAACCCAGGCCCTCGGCGTGCAAGTGGGCACGCAACGCATAGGCCACAGAGTTGCTGATTCGAGCGTTTTAGAGGGGCACCTAGTGAGGGGCACAGCAACGTGTGTTTGAGATCTGCACTGACGGTGTAGTAACTAATAAAATAAAACCTAACATAAATATGCTAATTACGCAAAAGAAATTGCGCGGAATGAAAAGTGAAAAGGCGGTGTTATGGTCCCTCACTGCACTGAAACAAATGGTGCGTATGTTTATGAGCATGTATAGTGGCGCCGTACGCCATGCAGTGTAACCTAGATAATAATTGGTAATCAATAATTGTGAT
The genomic region above belongs to Amblyomma americanum isolate KBUSLIRL-KWMA chromosome 9, ASM5285725v1, whole genome shotgun sequence and contains:
- the LOC144104555 gene encoding lactosylceramide 4-alpha-galactosyltransferase-like isoform X2, whose translation is MGPLSRLHSRGSSELTALVTVLFFVLLTIMLSARHLGYDPRGLLVVSSSAKKQQCLSPEDNRKDLEWRAAPNESERNFFFLETAGASCINDRAACSIESAALRNPDYTVWLLTILDMRGCRFLENLRYLPNFRLLNIDLNTLVRDSVLVHWYIKDDWIRSPFRINHLSDALRLLILWRYGGVYADMDVLILRSFGKLRNVLAREHFPDLGNSVMVFERKHPFLLRCLEEFSWTYKSHKWAHNGPRLLERVLAWFCPRNLLGKIPLVECSGVTVLPSVSFYPVSYLEWQKAFFRNATVAVMRATTESYALHLWNSYSRSAEVQRGSAYDVLRKALCPKTYALLKKQNLV
- the LOC144104555 gene encoding lactosylceramide 4-alpha-galactosyltransferase-like isoform X1 yields the protein MGPLSRLHSRGSSELTALVTVLFFVLLTIMLSARHLGYDPRGLLVVSSSAKKQQCLTGPEDNRKDLEWRAAPNESERNFFFLETAGASCINDRAACSIESAALRNPDYTVWLLTILDMRGCRFLENLRYLPNFRLLNIDLNTLVRDSVLVHWYIKDDWIRSPFRINHLSDALRLLILWRYGGVYADMDVLILRSFGKLRNVLAREHFPDLGNSVMVFERKHPFLLRCLEEFSWTYKSHKWAHNGPRLLERVLAWFCPRNLLGKIPLVECSGVTVLPSVSFYPVSYLEWQKAFFRNATVAVMRATTESYALHLWNSYSRSAEVQRGSAYDVLRKALCPKTYALLKKQNLV